In Spinacia oleracea cultivar Varoflay chromosome 5, BTI_SOV_V1, whole genome shotgun sequence, a single window of DNA contains:
- the LOC110798170 gene encoding uncharacterized protein isoform X2, with product MSDEPFLTRWSFQFGRKKERRPEEEDSAMANQSNGNGTANGGRKRELAVYEQYRNEATNGTNSNGGLANGAQDTSTVQKPLLPPFEDAETRNLAESLCRDIIRGTQDVTWESIKGLETAKRLLKEAVVMPIKYPKYFTGLLSPWKGILLFGPPGTGKTMLAKAVATECNTTFFNISASSVVSKWRGDSEKLVKVLFELARHHAPSTVFIDEIDSVISHRGEARSEHEASRRLKTELLIQMDGLSRSNELVFVLAATNLPWELDAAMLRRLEKRILVPLPDPEARRGMFEELLPLPPSDDQVPYDVMVEKTAGYSGSDIRLVCKEAAMQPLRRLMTVLEQKPEVIPEDELPPVGSIELKDIELALKNTRPSAHLHAHRYEKFNEDYGSHVVQ from the exons ATGTCTGACGAACCCTTTCTCACTCGCTGGAGCTTTCAG TTTGGAAGGAAGAAGGAGCGGAGGCCGGAGGAGGAGGATTCTGCAATGGCGAATCAGAGCAATGGGAATGGTACAGCGAATGGTGGTCGAAAGCGAGAGCTAGCCGTGTACGAGCAGTATAGGAACGAG GCTACTAATGGGACAAACTCAAATGGAGGTTTGGCAAATGGTGCTCAGGATACTTCTACTGT GCAGAAGCCCCTGCTTCCTCCTTTTGAAGATGCAGAAACACGTAACTTAGCGGAAAGTCTATGCAG GGACATAATTCGTGGCACTCAAGATGTCACGTGGGAGAGCATAAAGGGTCTTGAGACTGCTAAACGTCTTCTTAAAGAAGCAGTTGTCATGCCTATCAAATATCCTAA GTATTTCACTGGACTACTATCACCATGGAAGGGAATACTTCTATTTGGTCCTCCAGGAACAGGAAAA ACTATGCTGGCAAAGGCTGTTGCCACAGAATGCAATACCACTTTTTTCAATATTTCAGCATCATCTGTTGTCAGTAAATGGAGGG GTGACTCGGAGAAATTAGTGAAAGTACTTTTTGAGCTTGCCAGGCATCATGCACCATCCACTGTTTTCATTGATGAGATTGATTCAGTTATTAGTCATCGTGGTGAAGCACGTAGTGAGCACGAAGCTAGTAGGCGTTTGAAAACTGAGCTCCTCATACAG ATGGATGGCTTGAGCAGGAGTAATGAACTTGTTTTTGTCTTGGCTGCAACAAATCTCCCCTGGGAACTGGATGCAGCTATGCTACGGCGACTTGAGAAGCGC ATTCTGGTACCCCTTCCCGACCCGGAAGCACGGAGAGGCATGTTTGAGGAACTCCTGCCATTGCCACCTAGTGATGATCAAGTTCCATACGATGTAATGGTGGAAAAAACAGCAGGATACTCAGGATCGGACATACGGTTGGTGTGCAAAGAGGCTGCCATGCAGCCACTTAGACGGTTGATGACAGTTCTCGAACAGAAGCCAGAAGTCATTCCTGAGGATG AACTGCCTCCAGTTGGATCAATAGAACTCAAAGATATAGAGCTTGCCTTGAAGAATACCCGACCATCAGCACATCTTCATGCACACCGTTATGAAAAGTTTAACGAAGATTATGGCAGTCACGTAGTCCAATGA
- the LOC110798170 gene encoding uncharacterized protein isoform X1: protein MSDEPFLTRWSFQDFKFVYDAKFGRKKERRPEEEDSAMANQSNGNGTANGGRKRELAVYEQYRNEATNGTNSNGGLANGAQDTSTVQKPLLPPFEDAETRNLAESLCRDIIRGTQDVTWESIKGLETAKRLLKEAVVMPIKYPKYFTGLLSPWKGILLFGPPGTGKTMLAKAVATECNTTFFNISASSVVSKWRGDSEKLVKVLFELARHHAPSTVFIDEIDSVISHRGEARSEHEASRRLKTELLIQMDGLSRSNELVFVLAATNLPWELDAAMLRRLEKRILVPLPDPEARRGMFEELLPLPPSDDQVPYDVMVEKTAGYSGSDIRLVCKEAAMQPLRRLMTVLEQKPEVIPEDELPPVGSIELKDIELALKNTRPSAHLHAHRYEKFNEDYGSHVVQ from the exons ATGTCTGACGAACCCTTTCTCACTCGCTGGAGCTTTCAG GATTTTAAGTTTGTTTATGATGCGAAGTTTGGAAGGAAGAAGGAGCGGAGGCCGGAGGAGGAGGATTCTGCAATGGCGAATCAGAGCAATGGGAATGGTACAGCGAATGGTGGTCGAAAGCGAGAGCTAGCCGTGTACGAGCAGTATAGGAACGAG GCTACTAATGGGACAAACTCAAATGGAGGTTTGGCAAATGGTGCTCAGGATACTTCTACTGT GCAGAAGCCCCTGCTTCCTCCTTTTGAAGATGCAGAAACACGTAACTTAGCGGAAAGTCTATGCAG GGACATAATTCGTGGCACTCAAGATGTCACGTGGGAGAGCATAAAGGGTCTTGAGACTGCTAAACGTCTTCTTAAAGAAGCAGTTGTCATGCCTATCAAATATCCTAA GTATTTCACTGGACTACTATCACCATGGAAGGGAATACTTCTATTTGGTCCTCCAGGAACAGGAAAA ACTATGCTGGCAAAGGCTGTTGCCACAGAATGCAATACCACTTTTTTCAATATTTCAGCATCATCTGTTGTCAGTAAATGGAGGG GTGACTCGGAGAAATTAGTGAAAGTACTTTTTGAGCTTGCCAGGCATCATGCACCATCCACTGTTTTCATTGATGAGATTGATTCAGTTATTAGTCATCGTGGTGAAGCACGTAGTGAGCACGAAGCTAGTAGGCGTTTGAAAACTGAGCTCCTCATACAG ATGGATGGCTTGAGCAGGAGTAATGAACTTGTTTTTGTCTTGGCTGCAACAAATCTCCCCTGGGAACTGGATGCAGCTATGCTACGGCGACTTGAGAAGCGC ATTCTGGTACCCCTTCCCGACCCGGAAGCACGGAGAGGCATGTTTGAGGAACTCCTGCCATTGCCACCTAGTGATGATCAAGTTCCATACGATGTAATGGTGGAAAAAACAGCAGGATACTCAGGATCGGACATACGGTTGGTGTGCAAAGAGGCTGCCATGCAGCCACTTAGACGGTTGATGACAGTTCTCGAACAGAAGCCAGAAGTCATTCCTGAGGATG AACTGCCTCCAGTTGGATCAATAGAACTCAAAGATATAGAGCTTGCCTTGAAGAATACCCGACCATCAGCACATCTTCATGCACACCGTTATGAAAAGTTTAACGAAGATTATGGCAGTCACGTAGTCCAATGA